One region of Longimicrobium sp. genomic DNA includes:
- a CDS encoding response regulator: MSRILFAEDDDALRRMTTQVLASAGHEVHDVADGTAALDELRQRLPDLVVLDYRMGDPDGFEVCRRIKRDPATAHVPVLILTAQRGIEDRLGGFDAGADDYLAKPFDPRELLARVGALLRLAQRGRDRNPTTGLPGGEAIYQELERRREVGEPFTVAYFDLDYFKPFSDRFGFAVADSAIREAAAALTTVGRGRPDVFLGHVGGDDFVLLCPPEDALRLAEDARRRFDVGLKRHLPADTASSGTYRGLDRDGEEREFPLTRFSAAIVRIDPARWPSVEHLGEIVAEAKRRAKSPDSGGIAEADATP; the protein is encoded by the coding sequence ATGAGCCGGATCCTGTTCGCGGAAGACGACGACGCGCTGCGGCGGATGACGACGCAGGTGCTGGCCTCCGCGGGGCACGAGGTGCATGACGTGGCCGACGGCACCGCCGCGCTCGACGAGCTGCGGCAGCGCCTGCCGGACCTGGTGGTGCTCGACTACCGCATGGGCGACCCCGACGGCTTCGAGGTCTGCCGGCGGATCAAGCGCGACCCGGCCACCGCGCACGTCCCGGTCCTCATCCTCACCGCGCAGCGCGGGATCGAGGACCGCCTCGGCGGCTTCGACGCCGGCGCCGACGACTACCTGGCCAAGCCCTTCGACCCCCGCGAGCTGCTGGCCCGCGTCGGCGCGCTCCTGCGCCTGGCCCAGCGCGGGCGGGACCGCAACCCGACGACGGGCCTCCCCGGCGGCGAGGCCATCTACCAGGAGCTCGAGCGCCGGCGCGAGGTGGGCGAGCCCTTCACGGTGGCCTACTTCGACCTGGACTACTTCAAGCCCTTCTCCGACCGCTTCGGCTTCGCCGTGGCCGACTCGGCCATCCGCGAGGCGGCCGCGGCGCTCACCACCGTCGGCCGCGGACGCCCCGACGTCTTCCTGGGCCACGTGGGCGGCGACGACTTCGTGCTCCTCTGCCCGCCCGAGGACGCCCTGCGCCTGGCCGAGGACGCGCGCCGCAGGTTCGACGTCGGCCTCAAGCGCCATCTCCCCGCCGACACGGCGAGCTCGGGCACCTACCGCGGGCTGGACCGCGACGGCGAAGAGCGCGAGTTCCCGCTCACCCGCTTCTCCGCGGCGATCGTGCGCATCGACCCCGCGCGGTGGCCGTCGGTGGAGCACCTGGGCGAGATCGTGGCCGAGGCCAAGCGCCGCGCCAAGAGCCCCGACTCCGGCGGCATCGCCGAGGCCGACGCCACGCCGTGA
- the dacB gene encoding D-alanyl-D-alanine carboxypeptidase/D-alanyl-D-alanine-endopeptidase encodes MISRTFRARAALLYALLLATAAPAAVRAQAGPNLAPQGASGATTASLSLADRIDAILARPANRRADWGIEVRELATGRLLYSRNAGRLFIPASNLKLLVTSTAAHHLAPDYRYRTTVYATGPVRDGVLQGDVVLYGRGDPLISDRGGRRRTGAWEELADSLLAAGVHRVAGGVVADDSYFEPAHLRPDWKPSDLRWWYAAPVGALGYNDNAVQTRSGEFAAVPNGAEYAGGSFRDVLESRGIALDRHDVRVVTDPARTDTAASLGSHWSDPLPEVIAPILLNSQNWIAETLLKTVGREVRGVGSWDAGIAVERDFLTRVVGIDSADFRLRDGSGLSANNGVTPRAFVQLLGYVARTPEMSVVRASLPVSGREGSLKTRLTDLPGRVWAKTGYIGGVDSLSGYVTTWDGRTVIFSIIANRSGQTSGRMKAGIDDVVRAIAASPAQ; translated from the coding sequence ATGATCTCCCGCACCTTCCGCGCGCGCGCCGCGCTGCTGTACGCGCTCCTCCTCGCAACCGCCGCGCCCGCCGCCGTCCGGGCGCAGGCGGGGCCTAATCTAGCACCGCAGGGCGCCAGCGGCGCAACCACGGCGTCGCTGTCGCTTGCGGACCGCATCGACGCCATCCTCGCGCGCCCCGCCAATCGCCGCGCCGACTGGGGGATCGAGGTGCGCGAGCTGGCCACGGGGCGCCTCCTGTATTCGCGCAACGCCGGGCGCCTCTTCATCCCCGCCAGCAACCTCAAGCTGCTGGTGACGAGCACCGCGGCGCACCATCTGGCCCCCGACTATCGCTACCGCACAACGGTCTACGCCACCGGCCCGGTGCGCGACGGCGTGCTGCAGGGCGACGTGGTGCTGTACGGCCGCGGCGACCCGCTGATCTCCGACCGCGGCGGCCGGCGGCGCACCGGGGCGTGGGAGGAGCTGGCCGACTCGCTCCTGGCCGCGGGCGTCCACCGCGTCGCCGGCGGGGTGGTGGCCGACGACTCGTACTTCGAGCCCGCGCACCTGCGTCCCGACTGGAAGCCGTCGGACCTGCGCTGGTGGTACGCCGCCCCCGTGGGCGCGCTCGGCTACAACGACAACGCCGTGCAGACGCGCTCGGGCGAGTTCGCCGCCGTGCCGAACGGCGCCGAGTACGCCGGCGGCAGCTTCCGCGACGTCCTGGAGAGCAGGGGGATTGCCCTGGATCGCCACGACGTGCGCGTGGTGACCGATCCCGCGCGCACCGACACGGCGGCGTCGCTGGGGAGCCACTGGAGCGACCCGCTGCCCGAGGTGATCGCGCCGATCCTGCTGAACAGCCAGAACTGGATCGCCGAGACGCTGCTGAAGACGGTGGGGCGCGAGGTGCGCGGCGTGGGGAGCTGGGACGCGGGGATCGCCGTGGAGCGCGACTTCCTCACCCGCGTGGTGGGGATCGACTCGGCCGATTTCCGCCTGCGCGACGGCTCCGGGCTGTCGGCCAACAACGGGGTGACCCCGCGCGCCTTCGTGCAGCTGCTCGGCTACGTGGCCCGCACGCCGGAGATGTCGGTGGTGCGCGCGTCGCTCCCCGTCTCCGGCCGCGAGGGGTCGCTCAAGACGCGCCTGACCGACCTCCCGGGCCGCGTGTGGGCGAAGACGGGGTACATCGGCGGGGTCGACTCGCTGAGCGGCTACGTCACCACCTGGGACGGGCGCACGGTGATCTTTTCCATCATCGCCAACCGCTCCGGGCAGACGTCCGGCCGCATGAAGGCGGGGATCGACGACGTCGTGCGCGCCATCGCCGCGTCGCCGGCGCAGTAA
- a CDS encoding S41 family peptidase: MTLRICIALAAIALAASASHAQTRHPSRGRPITPALAEATFDSAWSVIDHTLWDTTVANTLWRQARADLRPRALRARTAEELRDVMEEMVGRLPYSHFEVIAGEVSDSLSAAPAGRGDAGMEVRLVGGRYLVTRVEPGGPAAAAGVRPGWVVDAVGTRTARRILELVGQVPAAKEARGRQLYAWIAMTGALKGPPGTRLRVRFLDGADRPVTRELALREPAGAMTEKFGNLPTLAITWDSRRVRAADGTTAGVIRFNYWMPVVMARLNAAVDSLRDTDGMIVDLRGNLGGLGLMASGFAGHFLDRVDTLGVMRTRTTTLYLVSNPRRVDTQARPVRPYAGPLAVLTDAMTGSTSEFFAGGLQQLGRVRVFGEPSAAAALPALAVKLPDGDVLLHAVADFTGKTGKRFEGIGVTPDLAAPPTRAALLAGHDPALDAALAWIAETRRSRASAR, encoded by the coding sequence GTGACGCTTCGCATCTGCATCGCCCTCGCGGCGATCGCCCTGGCCGCATCGGCCTCGCACGCGCAGACGCGGCATCCCTCGCGCGGCAGGCCCATCACCCCCGCGCTGGCGGAGGCCACGTTCGACTCGGCGTGGTCGGTGATCGACCACACGCTGTGGGATACCACCGTCGCCAACACGCTGTGGCGGCAGGCGCGCGCCGACCTCCGCCCCCGCGCCCTGCGCGCGCGCACCGCCGAGGAGCTGCGCGACGTGATGGAGGAGATGGTGGGCCGCCTCCCCTACTCGCACTTCGAGGTGATCGCCGGCGAGGTGTCGGACTCCCTCTCCGCCGCGCCCGCCGGCCGGGGCGACGCGGGGATGGAGGTGCGGCTGGTGGGCGGCCGCTACCTCGTCACCCGCGTGGAGCCGGGCGGACCCGCCGCGGCCGCCGGCGTGCGCCCGGGGTGGGTCGTGGACGCGGTGGGAACGCGCACCGCACGGCGGATCCTCGAGCTGGTCGGCCAGGTGCCCGCGGCGAAGGAGGCGCGCGGCCGCCAGCTCTACGCGTGGATCGCCATGACCGGCGCGCTGAAGGGCCCGCCCGGCACCCGTCTGCGCGTCCGCTTCCTCGACGGCGCCGACCGCCCCGTCACCCGCGAGTTGGCGCTGCGCGAGCCGGCGGGGGCGATGACGGAGAAGTTCGGCAACCTTCCCACGCTGGCGATCACCTGGGACTCGCGCCGGGTGCGCGCGGCGGACGGGACGACCGCGGGAGTGATCCGCTTCAACTACTGGATGCCCGTGGTGATGGCGCGCCTGAACGCGGCCGTCGACTCGCTGCGCGACACCGACGGAATGATCGTGGACCTGCGCGGCAACCTGGGCGGCCTGGGCCTGATGGCGTCGGGGTTCGCGGGCCACTTCCTGGACCGCGTCGACACCCTGGGGGTGATGCGGACGCGCACGACCACCCTCTACCTCGTCTCCAACCCGCGCAGGGTGGACACGCAGGCGCGGCCGGTGCGCCCGTACGCCGGCCCGCTGGCGGTGCTGACCGACGCGATGACGGGCAGCACCAGCGAATTCTTCGCGGGCGGGCTGCAGCAGCTGGGGCGCGTGCGCGTGTTCGGCGAGCCGTCGGCCGCGGCGGCGCTCCCCGCGCTGGCGGTGAAGCTCCCCGACGGCGACGTGCTGCTGCACGCGGTGGCCGACTTCACGGGGAAGACGGGGAAGCGCTTCGAGGGGATCGGGGTGACGCCCGACCTGGCCGCGCCGCCCACCCGCGCCGCGCTGCTGGCCGGCCACGACCCCGCGCTCGACGCGGCGCTGGCCTGGATCGCGGAGACGAGACGCAGCCGCGCGTCCGCGCGGTGA
- a CDS encoding DUF620 domain-containing protein: MIRIRFARALGLAAIAVAAQAGAAAAQQTLPPASEIVEKYVRAIGGHDAIARLQARHMTAELSMPAMGMTMTMESFAARPDKSVMHMSMNGMQMAEGYDGQVAWSSDPMNGPRIIDGAELAQRQDMASFDNALDFAKVFPKLETIGEKTVNGKACWNVRMTGQRGTVQEGCFDKESGLLVATHAVRQSRMGEIPVDATYGEYKQFDGVLIPTVSTISQGGQQLVVTLKSLSHDPVPASTFELPAEVKALQH; this comes from the coding sequence ATGATTCGCATTCGTTTCGCCCGCGCGCTGGGCCTCGCGGCGATCGCCGTCGCCGCGCAGGCCGGGGCCGCCGCGGCGCAGCAGACCCTTCCCCCCGCGTCGGAGATCGTGGAGAAGTACGTCCGCGCCATCGGCGGGCACGACGCCATCGCCCGGCTTCAGGCGCGCCACATGACCGCCGAGCTCAGCATGCCGGCGATGGGGATGACGATGACGATGGAGTCGTTCGCCGCGCGCCCCGACAAGTCGGTGATGCACATGTCGATGAACGGGATGCAGATGGCCGAGGGCTACGACGGGCAGGTGGCCTGGTCGTCGGACCCGATGAACGGCCCGCGCATCATCGACGGCGCGGAGCTGGCGCAGCGGCAGGACATGGCCTCGTTCGACAACGCGCTCGACTTCGCCAAGGTGTTCCCGAAGCTGGAGACCATCGGCGAGAAGACGGTGAACGGAAAGGCGTGCTGGAACGTGCGGATGACCGGCCAGCGCGGCACCGTGCAGGAGGGCTGCTTCGACAAGGAGAGCGGGCTGCTCGTCGCCACCCACGCCGTCCGCCAGAGCCGCATGGGCGAGATCCCCGTCGACGCCACCTACGGCGAGTACAAGCAGTTCGACGGCGTGCTCATCCCCACCGTCTCCACCATCTCGCAGGGCGGGCAGCAGCTCGTGGTCACGCTCAAGTCGCTGAGCCACGACCCCGTCCCCGCG